One region of Primulina tabacum isolate GXHZ01 chromosome 17, ASM2559414v2, whole genome shotgun sequence genomic DNA includes:
- the LOC142531639 gene encoding translocation protein SEC62-like, with protein MKKSGGGGGGAGDKKRARRSYGDSATDTPPRNQAAKKDVFQIFAEKVRNHKDLGSRWAVLQESRVEYFRGKDFVCFLRNHSELKDVLESDKDLEIEDIANILLSKNLIVRCDRVVKIVRPGRRKLSTWPAHLEIFGDQVFSNNDAFFAWTFVNRRPLWQTLLSFSWPVLTLAICLFPVYPHQVKLLILYLCAGILLLICCLLLVRSVIFGALWIILGRHVWFFPNILAEEATLKELFQFWPKKDEGERPKWTARLFYAVMAVLVILLLRHHAPDEAARARYQKRVSNIIDDVLEWSPSLALSGMMEKQTLFNVTNSKNDADDSTAETDLAENREEETQVENEGERKDETY; from the exons ATGAAGAAATCAGGCGGAGGCGGTGGAGGCGCCGGAGATAAAAAGCGAGCTCGGCGTTCTTACGGAGACTCCGCCACCGACACTCCTCCTAGg AACCAAGCTGCAAAAAAGGATGTGTTTCAGATTTTTGCTGAGAAAGTGCGAAATCATAAGGATCTGGGATCTAGGTGGGCCGTTTTACAAGAGTCCCGAGTTGAATACTTTAGAGGAAAAGATTTTGTTTGCTTTTTGAGAAATCATTCAGAACTCAAAGATGTACTTGAATCAGATAAGGATTTAGAGATTGAAGATATTGCCAATATTCTTCTGAGTAAGAATCTTATTGTGAGGTGTGACCGTGTTGTAAAAATTGTTCGGCCTGGGAGAAGAAAACTATCAACTTGGCCAGCCCATTTGGAGATATTCGGT GATCAAGTGTTTTCCAATAATGATGCTTTTTTTGCATGGACTTTTGTTAATCGAAGGCCGTTGTGGCAGACGCTCCTCTCATTTTCCTGGCCTGTTTTGACTCTAGCCATCTGCTTGTTTCCTGTGTATCCCCACCAAGTTAAGCTGCTCATTCTCTACTTGTGTGCTGGAATACTGCTGCTTATATGTTGCCTGCTTTTAG TGAGATCCGTCATCTTTGGAGCTCTATGGATTATTCTTGGAAGGCATGTTTGGTTCTTCCCTAACATTCTTGCAGAGGAAGCAACGCTCAAGGAATTGTTCCAGTTTTGGCCCAAGAAAGATGAGGGCGAGCGTCCAAAGTGGACAGCGAggttattttatgcagtaatgGCTGTGCTGGTCATTCTACTATTGAGGCACCATGCACCAGATGAAGCTGCTAGAGcgag GTACCAGAAACGTGTTTCCAACATAATAGACGATGTTCTTGAGTGGTCCCCTAGCCTTGCGCTCTCGGGTATGATGGAGAAGCAAACCTTGTTTAACGTGACTAATTCCAAGAACGATGCCGATGATAGCACTGCAGAAACTGATCTAGCCGAAAATAGAGAGGAAGAAACACAAGTAGAAAATGAGGGGGAAAGAAAAGATGAAACATATTGA